A genomic region of Alistipes megaguti contains the following coding sequences:
- a CDS encoding methylmalonyl-CoA mutase family protein translates to MANTKREKLFTEFPPVPTEVWEAAIAADLKGADYERKLVWRTGEGFNVRPYYRAENLEGIRFLGSQAGEFPYVRGTRANNHWHVHQTIEVKCPKEANAEALKLLNSGVDSLGFSIAKEDFSAADLDQLLAEIHIPAIEITFCGMHTGRIAGLVIDKLEKEGIAAEANVAFCIDPIVKGLSQKGDFCSPNGEKCFAKIKSLIERTREYKHIRIVTVSAGIFANSGSTIVEELAFALSAGNDYMARLTDAGLDADTAARKLRFSFAVTSNYFMEIAKFRAARMLWANIVKGYNPAKECAGKMMIHARTADWNQTVYDPYVNMLRGTTEAMSAAIAGVHSLEVTPFDASFEDPTEFSKRIARNVELLLKHEAHFDQVVDPAGGSYYVENLTQSIANEAWKLFLELEEKGGYTEAYKAGYIKERIEASAAAKDKAIATRRQILLGANQYPNFTEVAGKEITQEAVTRHMAEGNTLAPYRGAMAFEAMRLHVDRSGKQPKAFMLTCGSLAMARARAQFSCNFFGCAGIRVIDNTFFKSVEEGVKAALESKAEIVVVCASDDDYAEVAPKVKELLGGKAILVVAGAPACMPELEEKGIKNFINVKSNVLETLKFYLKEMGI, encoded by the coding sequence ATGGCAAATACCAAACGTGAAAAGCTGTTCACCGAGTTCCCCCCGGTCCCGACCGAAGTATGGGAAGCGGCGATCGCAGCCGACCTGAAAGGTGCCGATTACGAGCGTAAACTGGTATGGCGTACGGGCGAGGGATTCAACGTCCGCCCCTACTACCGTGCCGAAAACCTCGAGGGCATCCGGTTCCTGGGCTCGCAGGCAGGCGAGTTCCCCTACGTGAGAGGTACGCGCGCCAACAACCACTGGCACGTGCATCAGACCATCGAGGTCAAGTGCCCCAAGGAGGCCAACGCCGAGGCGCTCAAGCTCCTCAACTCGGGCGTCGACTCGCTGGGCTTCTCCATCGCCAAGGAGGACTTCTCGGCCGCTGACCTCGATCAGCTGCTCGCCGAAATCCACATCCCGGCCATCGAGATCACCTTCTGCGGCATGCACACCGGTCGCATCGCCGGCCTGGTGATCGACAAACTCGAAAAGGAGGGCATCGCCGCCGAGGCCAACGTCGCCTTCTGCATCGACCCCATCGTCAAGGGTCTCTCCCAGAAGGGCGACTTCTGCTCACCCAACGGCGAAAAGTGCTTCGCCAAGATCAAGTCGCTCATCGAGCGCACCCGTGAATACAAGCATATCCGCATCGTCACCGTCTCGGCCGGCATCTTCGCCAACTCCGGTTCGACGATCGTCGAGGAGCTCGCCTTCGCCCTCTCGGCCGGCAACGACTACATGGCCCGTCTGACCGACGCCGGTCTGGATGCCGACACCGCAGCCCGCAAGCTCCGCTTCTCGTTCGCCGTCACGTCGAACTACTTCATGGAGATCGCCAAGTTCCGCGCCGCCCGCATGCTCTGGGCCAACATCGTCAAGGGATACAACCCCGCCAAGGAGTGCGCCGGCAAGATGATGATCCACGCCCGCACGGCCGACTGGAACCAGACGGTTTACGACCCCTATGTCAACATGCTCCGCGGTACGACCGAGGCCATGTCCGCCGCTATCGCCGGCGTTCACTCGCTCGAGGTTACGCCGTTCGACGCCTCGTTCGAGGATCCTACCGAATTCTCGAAGCGCATCGCCCGCAACGTCGAGCTGCTGCTCAAACACGAGGCCCACTTCGACCAGGTCGTTGACCCGGCCGGCGGTTCGTACTACGTCGAGAACCTCACCCAGTCGATCGCCAACGAGGCCTGGAAGCTCTTCCTCGAACTCGAGGAGAAGGGCGGTTATACCGAAGCCTACAAGGCCGGCTACATCAAGGAGCGCATCGAGGCCTCGGCCGCAGCCAAGGACAAGGCCATCGCTACGCGCCGCCAGATCCTGCTGGGCGCCAACCAGTACCCCAACTTCACGGAGGTCGCCGGAAAGGAGATCACCCAGGAGGCCGTTACGCGCCACATGGCCGAAGGCAACACGCTGGCTCCCTACCGCGGCGCCATGGCTTTCGAGGCCATGCGTCTGCATGTCGACCGCTCGGGCAAGCAGCCCAAGGCCTTCATGCTCACCTGCGGCAGCCTGGCCATGGCCCGCGCCCGCGCCCAGTTCTCGTGCAACTTCTTCGGCTGCGCCGGTATCCGCGTAATTGACAACACCTTCTTCAAATCGGTGGAGGAGGGCGTCAAGGCCGCTCTCGAGTCGAAAGCCGAAATCGTCGTGGTCTGCGCTTCGGACGACGACTACGCCGAGGTTGCCCCGAAAGTCAAGGAACTGCTCGGCGGCAAGGCCATCCTGGTGGTTGCCGGTGCCCCGGCCTGCATGCCCGAACTCGAGGAGAAGGGCATCAAGAACTTCATCAACGTGAAGTCCAATGTCCTCGAAACGCTGAAGTTTTACCTTAAAGAGATGGGAATCTAA
- a CDS encoding BlaI/MecI/CopY family transcriptional regulator produces MERLTRREEELMHCFWAHGPLFVRELVELAPEPKPHFNTLSTMVRALEAKGYVGHRTFGNTYQYYPQVSEAEFSRRTLGGVIDRYFGRSYLGAVSALVEEEKISVEELRELIDRIERQNPKQP; encoded by the coding sequence ATGGAACGCTTGACACGACGTGAAGAGGAGCTGATGCACTGCTTCTGGGCCCACGGGCCGCTTTTCGTCCGGGAGCTGGTCGAACTGGCCCCCGAACCCAAACCGCACTTCAATACCTTGTCGACGATGGTCCGCGCCCTGGAGGCGAAGGGCTACGTCGGCCACCGGACATTCGGCAACACCTATCAGTATTACCCGCAGGTGAGCGAAGCGGAGTTTTCGCGTCGCACGTTGGGTGGCGTGATCGACCGCTATTTCGGCCGTTCGTACCTGGGGGCCGTTTCGGCGCTGGTCGAGGAGGAGAAGATCTCGGTCGAGGAGCTGCGCGAACTGATCGACCGCATCGAACGACAAAATCCGAAACAGCCATGA
- a CDS encoding M56 family metallopeptidase yields MSYALLIYSLKAGACLAVFYLFFRLLLSRETFHAFNRLVLLGGVAVSFLLPLCVITVWRELPPLPADWLTGTLPAAETPQTPGAFDWRKLSGGIYAAGVVVTLLRILWSLAAVRRLIRRGRCERLDDGTILVHVTEGMTPFSWGHWVVVSEEDLTGDGAAILAHERAHVRLHHTADLLLIDLAGCLQWFNPAVWLLRRELRTIHEYEADEAVLRSGVDLRSYQLLLVRRAAGGRELPIANHFNPSKLKKRIAMMLQKRSSRRARARILLLLPLVGLALGAFARTRYVIPDEKETKEVRTVRIEGSRISTSGIEGHPLILVDGERVGSLDSIRPGQIASVTVRKDSLARATYGEEARDGVILVTLRKSGKEATGAAVDSLAGAHTWIESSSDGTTRRITLSGSLSTLSGSTSASEGQPTVLVDGKPFHGDLNTLSPDRIARITVYKGANVPEEYRQYVGTGTQDLIVIEIKSSEPYSFDDGYFRSDAWKRAQKRLSDLENYFESDAWQEAQKRLSELDADDAEWKEVQKRLSELNPDNAEWKEVQKRLSELGTYFQSDEWQEAQRRLRQLPDRMLPPSESAAPGTEPDPRVSYNTIVGGRGGMVVTGPEVMSKSRTEEGRSVSIARGRVTADFSEIDEADYRIEIDGRPATMADLERIEPGKIRRVESTSPDAASNRKGLLRVRTRK; encoded by the coding sequence ATGAGCTACGCACTTCTGATCTACAGCCTCAAGGCCGGGGCGTGTCTGGCGGTATTCTACCTCTTTTTCCGGCTGCTGCTGAGTCGCGAGACTTTCCACGCTTTCAACCGTCTCGTTCTGTTGGGCGGAGTGGCCGTATCGTTTCTGTTGCCGTTGTGCGTGATCACCGTATGGCGGGAGTTGCCGCCGCTGCCGGCCGATTGGCTCACCGGGACGCTCCCCGCAGCGGAGACTCCGCAGACGCCTGGGGCGTTTGACTGGCGGAAGCTGTCGGGTGGGATTTATGCCGCCGGAGTTGTCGTAACCCTGTTGCGGATTTTGTGGTCGCTGGCTGCCGTGCGTCGGCTGATCCGTCGGGGACGCTGCGAACGACTCGATGACGGTACGATTCTCGTCCATGTGACGGAGGGCATGACACCCTTCAGCTGGGGGCATTGGGTGGTTGTTTCGGAGGAGGATCTGACCGGAGACGGCGCTGCGATCCTGGCCCACGAACGGGCCCATGTGCGTCTGCACCACACGGCAGACCTGCTTCTGATCGACCTGGCCGGCTGTCTGCAGTGGTTCAATCCGGCCGTCTGGCTGCTGCGGCGCGAACTGCGCACGATCCACGAATACGAAGCCGACGAAGCCGTGCTCCGCAGCGGAGTTGATCTGCGGAGCTACCAGCTGCTGCTGGTCCGCAGGGCTGCCGGCGGAAGAGAACTCCCGATTGCCAACCATTTCAACCCCAGTAAACTTAAAAAACGTATTGCCATGATGTTGCAAAAGAGATCGTCGCGGCGGGCTCGGGCACGCATCCTGCTGCTCCTGCCGCTTGTGGGTCTGGCATTGGGAGCCTTTGCCCGGACCCGTTATGTCATTCCGGATGAAAAAGAGACGAAAGAAGTCCGGACAGTCCGCATCGAAGGGTCGCGGATCTCAACCTCGGGGATCGAGGGACATCCGCTGATTCTGGTCGATGGCGAGCGCGTCGGTTCACTCGACTCGATCCGTCCCGGGCAGATTGCTTCGGTGACCGTCCGCAAGGACTCGCTGGCCCGGGCGACCTATGGTGAGGAGGCCCGTGACGGCGTGATCCTCGTCACGCTCCGCAAGTCCGGCAAAGAGGCTACGGGAGCTGCGGTCGACAGTCTTGCCGGCGCCCATACGTGGATAGAGAGCTCGTCCGACGGCACGACACGCCGGATCACGCTTTCGGGATCGCTGTCGACCCTCTCCGGCTCGACCTCCGCATCCGAAGGCCAACCGACGGTTCTCGTCGACGGCAAACCCTTCCACGGGGATCTCAACACCCTCTCGCCGGATCGGATTGCTCGCATAACGGTCTACAAGGGGGCGAACGTTCCGGAGGAGTATCGCCAGTACGTCGGCACCGGGACTCAGGACCTGATCGTCATCGAGATCAAATCCTCGGAGCCGTACAGCTTCGACGACGGCTACTTCCGGAGTGATGCCTGGAAACGGGCGCAGAAGCGGTTGTCCGACCTGGAGAACTACTTCGAGAGCGATGCCTGGCAGGAGGCGCAGAAGCGTCTCTCCGAACTGGACGCGGATGACGCGGAGTGGAAGGAGGTGCAGAAGCGTCTCTCCGAACTGAATCCCGACAATGCGGAGTGGAAGGAGGTCCAGAAACGCCTCTCCGAGCTCGGAACCTATTTCCAGAGTGACGAGTGGCAGGAGGCGCAGCGCAGATTGCGTCAACTTCCCGATCGGATGCTGCCTCCTTCGGAGAGCGCTGCTCCCGGGACGGAGCCCGATCCCCGGGTTTCGTACAATACGATTGTCGGCGGTCGTGGCGGCATGGTGGTTACGGGGCCGGAGGTGATGTCGAAGAGCCGTACTGAAGAGGGCCGTTCGGTCTCGATTGCCCGCGGTCGTGTGACGGCCGACTTCTCGGAGATCGACGAGGCGGATTACCGCATCGAGATCGACGGCCGTCCTGCTACGATGGCCGATCTCGAAAGGATCGAACCCGGCAAGATCCGGCGTGTGGAGTCGACCTCGCCGGATGCGGCTTCCAACCGGAAGGGCCTTTTGCGGGTGCGGACCCGCAAGTGA
- the rpsU gene encoding 30S ribosomal protein S21 has product MIIMPVKEGENIERALKKFKRKYERTGVLKELRRRQYFTKPSVAKREAMQHAIYVEHMYRDQD; this is encoded by the coding sequence ATGATCATCATGCCGGTAAAAGAGGGCGAAAACATCGAGCGCGCCCTGAAGAAGTTCAAACGTAAATACGAGCGTACGGGTGTCCTCAAGGAGCTCCGTCGTCGCCAGTACTTCACCAAACCTTCGGTGGCCAAGCGCGAGGCGATGCAGCACGCCATTTACGTCGAGCACATGTACCGCGACCAGGATTAA
- a CDS encoding N-acetylmuramic acid 6-phosphate etherase — MEKRITEQSSEYDNLPEMSTHDLLVAINREDAHVHEAVRKAIPTMEQLVERIVERMRRGGRLFYIGAGTSGRLGVTDASELPPTFGIPFDRVIGLIAGGDGALRRAVEHAEDDLQGAWRDMTPYHPTADDALVGIAASGTTPYVIGGLREARRHGLLTGAVVCNPRSPVAAEADYALEAVVGPEFVTGSTRMKAGTAQKMMLNMLSTTVMIRLGRVEGNRMVNMQLTNNKLVDRGTRMVAQTTGLPEEEARGALLRWGSVKRAIEELKSR; from the coding sequence ATGGAGAAGCGAATTACGGAACAGAGTTCGGAATACGATAACCTGCCGGAGATGTCGACCCACGACCTGCTGGTCGCCATCAACCGCGAGGATGCCCACGTGCATGAGGCCGTACGGAAGGCCATCCCCACGATGGAGCAGCTCGTCGAGCGCATCGTCGAACGGATGCGCCGCGGCGGGAGGCTCTTCTACATCGGCGCCGGGACGAGCGGGCGTCTCGGCGTAACCGACGCCTCGGAGCTGCCGCCGACGTTCGGCATACCGTTCGATCGGGTGATCGGGCTGATCGCCGGAGGCGACGGAGCCCTGCGCCGCGCCGTCGAGCACGCCGAAGACGACCTGCAGGGCGCCTGGCGCGACATGACCCCCTACCACCCCACGGCCGACGATGCGCTCGTCGGCATCGCCGCCTCGGGAACCACCCCCTACGTCATCGGCGGACTTCGCGAGGCGCGGCGCCACGGCCTGCTGACCGGAGCCGTCGTCTGCAACCCTCGCTCGCCCGTCGCCGCCGAGGCCGACTACGCGCTGGAAGCGGTCGTCGGACCCGAATTCGTCACCGGCTCGACCCGCATGAAGGCCGGAACGGCACAGAAAATGATGCTCAACATGCTGTCGACCACGGTGATGATCCGCCTGGGGCGGGTCGAGGGAAACCGCATGGTCAACATGCAGCTCACGAACAACAAACTCGTCGACCGCGGAACCCGCATGGTCGCCCAAACCACCGGCCTTCCGGAAGAGGAGGCACGCGGGGCACTGCTCCGATGGGGATCGGTCAAACGCGCGATCGAAGAGCTGAAATCCCGATAA
- a CDS encoding glutamine synthetase III gives MVDAAINHTAVEVKAPEGRPSDYFGEKVFGRAAMRKYLDKRTYAALLDTMENRTPLTREVADSIAAGMRQWALEHGADHYTHWFQPLTGGTAEKHDAFAEPDGNGGVLEEFSGKLLVQQEPDASSFPNGGIRNTFEARGYSAWDPTSPAFIVDTTLCIPTVFIAYTGEALDYKVPLLRSLTAVGTAATEVCHYFDKNVEKVFSYLGWEQEYFLVDESLWAVRPDLVLTGRTLMGHESAKNQQLEDHYFGAIPARVMAFMKDLEYECLKLGIPVKTRHNEVAPNQFELAPVYEEVNLANDHNQLLMTIMDKIARRHQFRVLLHEKPFKGINGSGKHNNWSLGTDTGVNLLGPGKTAGENLQFITFLVNAISAVYKHNGLLKASIMSATNAHRLGANEAPPAIISTFLGTQVSAVLDKLEASKSDDAIRFDAKNVFKMSGISHIPTLLIDNTDRNRTSPFAFTGNRFEFRAVGSSDNCAEAMIVLNTAMANELTEFKKKVDAKIEGGMKKEKAIYEVLKEMIKACKAIRFDGNGYSDEWKEEAARRGLDCETSTPLIFDRYLDAESLKMFADMGVFSKVELEARTEVKWETYTKKIQIEGRVLGDLAMNHIVPIASKYEAELLDKVYKMSQIPGLNAEPDIRLIKKIQDHTAEIQRLTGEMIDARKVANKIEDQREKAIAYHDTVSVYFDQIRRHIDKLEEIVDDQIWPLPKYRELLFIR, from the coding sequence ATGGTCGATGCGGCGATCAACCATACCGCCGTTGAGGTGAAGGCCCCGGAGGGTCGTCCCTCGGACTACTTCGGAGAGAAGGTCTTCGGACGTGCCGCCATGCGCAAGTACCTCGACAAGCGGACCTACGCCGCTCTGCTCGACACGATGGAGAACCGCACGCCGCTGACGCGTGAGGTCGCCGACAGCATTGCCGCCGGTATGCGGCAGTGGGCCCTGGAGCACGGCGCCGACCACTATACGCACTGGTTTCAGCCGTTGACGGGCGGTACGGCCGAGAAACACGATGCCTTCGCCGAGCCCGACGGCAACGGAGGCGTACTGGAGGAGTTCTCCGGCAAACTGCTCGTGCAGCAGGAGCCCGATGCCTCGTCGTTCCCCAACGGAGGTATCCGCAATACGTTCGAGGCCCGCGGCTATTCGGCCTGGGATCCCACCTCGCCGGCCTTCATCGTCGACACGACGCTCTGCATCCCGACCGTCTTCATCGCCTATACGGGCGAGGCGCTCGATTACAAGGTGCCCCTGTTGCGTTCGCTGACGGCCGTCGGAACGGCTGCCACGGAGGTCTGCCACTACTTTGACAAGAATGTCGAAAAGGTCTTCTCGTATCTGGGCTGGGAGCAGGAGTATTTCCTCGTCGACGAGAGCCTGTGGGCCGTTCGTCCCGATCTGGTGCTGACGGGCCGCACGCTGATGGGCCACGAGTCGGCCAAGAACCAGCAGCTCGAAGACCACTATTTCGGCGCCATTCCGGCCCGTGTGATGGCCTTCATGAAGGATCTCGAGTATGAGTGCCTGAAGCTGGGTATTCCGGTCAAGACGCGTCATAACGAGGTGGCTCCCAATCAGTTCGAGCTGGCTCCGGTCTATGAGGAGGTCAACCTGGCCAACGACCACAACCAGCTGCTGATGACCATCATGGACAAGATTGCCCGCCGTCACCAGTTCCGCGTGCTGCTGCACGAGAAGCCCTTCAAGGGAATCAACGGTTCGGGCAAGCACAACAACTGGTCGCTCGGCACCGATACGGGTGTCAACCTGCTGGGGCCGGGCAAGACGGCCGGTGAGAATCTGCAGTTCATCACTTTTCTGGTGAATGCCATTTCGGCCGTCTACAAGCACAACGGACTGTTGAAGGCTTCGATCATGAGCGCCACGAATGCCCACCGTCTGGGTGCCAACGAGGCACCCCCGGCCATCATCTCGACCTTCCTCGGAACGCAGGTTTCGGCCGTGCTGGACAAGCTGGAGGCCTCGAAGAGCGACGACGCCATCCGCTTCGATGCGAAAAACGTCTTCAAGATGAGCGGCATTTCGCACATCCCGACGCTGTTGATCGACAATACCGACCGTAACCGCACCTCGCCGTTCGCCTTCACGGGTAACCGCTTCGAGTTCCGTGCCGTAGGTTCGTCGGACAACTGCGCCGAGGCGATGATTGTCCTCAATACGGCCATGGCCAACGAACTGACGGAGTTCAAGAAGAAGGTTGACGCCAAGATCGAAGGCGGCATGAAGAAGGAGAAGGCCATCTACGAGGTGCTCAAGGAGATGATCAAGGCCTGCAAGGCGATCCGCTTCGACGGCAACGGCTACTCGGACGAATGGAAGGAGGAGGCCGCCCGCCGCGGTCTGGACTGCGAGACCTCAACGCCCCTGATCTTCGACCGCTACCTGGATGCCGAGAGTCTGAAGATGTTCGCCGACATGGGTGTCTTCTCGAAGGTTGAACTCGAGGCCCGCACCGAGGTAAAGTGGGAGACCTATACGAAGAAGATCCAGATCGAGGGACGTGTGCTGGGCGACCTGGCGATGAACCACATCGTGCCGATCGCTTCGAAATACGAGGCCGAACTGCTGGACAAGGTCTACAAGATGTCGCAGATCCCGGGTCTGAATGCGGAACCGGACATCCGTCTGATCAAGAAGATTCAGGACCATACGGCCGAGATTCAGCGCCTGACGGGCGAGATGATCGACGCCCGCAAGGTGGCCAACAAGATCGAGGATCAGCGCGAAAAGGCGATTGCCTACCACGACACGGTATCGGTCTATTTCGATCAGATTCGTCGCCACATCGACAAACTCGAGGAGATCGTCGACGATCAGATCTGGCCGCTTCCGAAATATCGCGAACTGCTGTTCATCCGGTAA
- a CDS encoding ATPase: protein MILLADSGSTKCTWIADDGLRTHEIRTHGINAVQYSDVQIRSILDELPDFEALHGIRFYGAGCGASFPEASQRLRRELERRFGISDITIESDLTAAARALWGDGEGIACILGTGSNSCHCRNGVILSQVPPLGYILGDEGSGSALGRALLNGLFKGHIPLREEFLAESRLTYEEIISRVYREPSANRFLASLAPFVHSRMECPEIREMVSQTFREFARRNLKRYPAGLTVACLGGIAAHFEQPLREALADEGLRVGTIVESPAEGLIRYHHGEANYGTEFGIR from the coding sequence ATGATACTTCTTGCAGACAGCGGTTCGACCAAATGCACGTGGATTGCCGATGACGGCCTCCGCACGCACGAGATACGCACACACGGAATCAATGCCGTACAGTACTCCGACGTGCAGATCCGCAGCATCCTCGACGAGCTGCCCGACTTCGAGGCGCTGCACGGCATCCGCTTCTACGGCGCCGGTTGCGGCGCCTCGTTTCCGGAGGCCTCGCAACGCCTCCGCCGCGAGCTGGAGCGACGCTTCGGTATCTCCGACATCACGATCGAATCGGATCTGACCGCCGCAGCCCGCGCCCTGTGGGGAGACGGCGAGGGAATCGCCTGCATCCTCGGGACCGGATCGAACTCCTGCCATTGTCGCAACGGGGTGATTCTGAGCCAGGTGCCCCCGCTCGGATACATCCTCGGCGACGAAGGAAGCGGCTCGGCCCTCGGGCGTGCCCTGCTCAACGGACTCTTCAAGGGGCACATTCCGCTGCGCGAAGAGTTCCTGGCCGAGAGCCGCCTCACCTACGAGGAGATCATCAGCCGCGTCTACCGCGAACCCTCGGCCAACCGTTTCCTCGCCTCGCTGGCCCCCTTTGTCCACAGCCGGATGGAGTGTCCCGAAATACGAGAAATGGTCAGCCAGACATTCCGCGAGTTTGCCCGCCGAAACCTCAAACGCTACCCCGCAGGGCTCACCGTCGCGTGTCTCGGAGGCATCGCCGCCCATTTCGAGCAACCGCTGCGCGAGGCGCTCGCCGACGAGGGTCTTCGCGTCGGAACCATTGTCGAATCGCCCGCCGAAGGGCTCATCCGCTATCACCATGGAGAAGCGAATTACGGAACAGAGTTCGGAATACGATAA
- a CDS encoding helix-hairpin-helix domain-containing protein: MPRFFSEREIRAVAVFLPLAVLVIAAVVLIRPKADPEAAQRIEREYEKRQQTTDSIVMRHFDPNTASFDELLALGLSKYEAVSLLKYRAAGKVFRIPEDLTLCYGINDSLYRRLRPWIRIGRKYAIAPQEFRSGRILPEPLAPVRFRIDTVSARYLRAIGALSKRQAETFIRWRDLHGIYDMEELRECFVVSDSVAEALEPYVIFPERKAPPIEEPIEINSADSATLRSVVGIGSRTVETIMRYRERLGGFVRVEQLAEVPGVTESNYEKILKQIYCDSCKIRKIDINFANPKTLGRHPYIAPQTLRRLLKQRQLKGGWSTAEELIEQNILTREEAARLAPYLQFGSHSGSADK, from the coding sequence ATGCCCAGATTCTTTTCCGAACGTGAGATCCGCGCCGTAGCCGTCTTTCTGCCGCTGGCCGTCCTCGTCATTGCGGCCGTGGTGCTGATCCGCCCGAAGGCCGATCCGGAGGCCGCCCAGCGCATCGAACGCGAATACGAGAAACGGCAGCAGACGACCGACAGCATCGTCATGCGCCACTTCGATCCCAACACGGCCTCGTTCGACGAGTTGCTCGCTCTCGGACTCTCGAAATACGAGGCCGTAAGCCTGCTCAAGTACCGCGCCGCCGGCAAGGTCTTCCGCATTCCCGAGGATCTGACCCTCTGCTACGGGATCAATGACTCGCTCTACCGCCGGCTCCGCCCCTGGATCCGCATCGGCCGCAAATACGCCATCGCCCCGCAGGAGTTCCGCAGCGGGCGCATTCTCCCCGAACCGCTGGCTCCCGTCCGCTTCCGCATCGACACCGTCTCGGCCCGCTACCTGAGGGCCATCGGCGCCCTGTCGAAACGGCAGGCCGAGACGTTCATCCGCTGGCGCGATCTGCACGGCATCTACGACATGGAGGAGCTGCGCGAATGCTTCGTCGTCAGCGATTCGGTCGCCGAGGCGCTGGAGCCCTACGTCATCTTCCCCGAACGGAAGGCCCCGCCCATCGAAGAGCCCATCGAGATCAATTCGGCCGATTCGGCCACGCTGCGCTCCGTCGTGGGGATCGGCTCACGCACCGTCGAAACCATCATGCGCTACCGCGAACGCCTCGGCGGATTCGTCCGTGTCGAGCAACTCGCAGAGGTTCCGGGAGTCACGGAGAGCAATTACGAAAAAATTTTGAAACAAATTTACTGCGACAGTTGCAAAATTCGGAAAATTGATATTAACTTTGCAAACCCAAAAACGTTGGGACGCCATCCCTACATCGCGCCGCAGACGTTGAGGAGACTACTCAAGCAAAGACAGTTGAAAGGAGGTTGGAGTACCGCTGAAGAATTGATCGAACAGAACATATTGACCCGCGAGGAGGCAGCACGGCTGGCTCCCTATCTGCAATTCGGGTCGCACAGCGGATCAGCCGACAAGTAG